Proteins from one Argopecten irradians isolate NY chromosome 15, Ai_NY, whole genome shotgun sequence genomic window:
- the LOC138308920 gene encoding uncharacterized protein, producing MTSIDPSGINLAHAHNPPGVAKGLLIVTKMAAREPSKEQVPPLSLDVIPSHRPVIENHNLPPYADINYSVLSLTTHPDIQFNDIYQFMIERRRPALREEQDERNVNSFRTMDRAVSHFQAGDVQDIKLAQIDTDVTYCTASVLASMKKQKYRVYICLYQDKPAHAHCQCPIGLAQCCSHVGGLLFALNDFNREVAIQQSNLSCTSKLSKWNVPRKLTMKPCPLRDLKLSKPTLEPEKPSRTVLEFDPRHTSDKMLDYNHYAEKMRELRSIFPNTGMAHLAIIPDSVPDFLEEEEVTTTKNEMEARLQQLIYTANTSIPTTIDKELQEYVEKNTRQQRESELWLDLHKGRITSSRFGDVMASGPSPNSLIKELLNGSSLNKYSTLPPSVQWGIDMEQRAKVDYMAVMESFGTPIQIENTGLFLLQSAAFLGASCDGKVIDPSMPSECQEGVLEIKCPFSINGQKICEMEVLDILEKFPSFYMKTTEEGPELDKSHKYYAQVQGEMAVTGLPWCDFVVWTSAGKNNICSQRIQFDPEYVFNMLPKLQNFYFKFLCKN from the exons atgacgtcaatagACCCTTCCGGGATAAATCTCGCACATGCGCATAACCCACCAGGGGTGGCAAAAGGTTTGTTGATAGTAACCAAGATGGCGGCGCGCGAACCTTCAAAAGAGCAAGTACCACCACTATCGCTAGATGTGATACCGTCACATCGTCCCGTGATTGAAAACCATAATTTACCACCGTATGCGGACATTAACTATTCTGTTTTATCATTAACAACACATCCTGACATCcaatttaatgatatttatcaGTTCATGATTGAACGAAGGAGACCTGCACTGAGAGAAGAACAGGATGAACGAAACGTGAATTCTTTTCGTACCATGGATAGAGCGGTATCCCATTTTCAGGCAGGAGATGTGCAAGATATAAAATTGGCACAG ATTGATACAGATGTCACCTATTGCACAGCATCAGTATTAGCTTCCAtgaaaaagcagaaatacagaGTGTACATTTGTTTGTACCAAGATAAACCAGCCCATGCCCACTGTCAGTGCCCCATAGG ACTTGCGCAGTGCTGTAGCCATGTTGGTGGACTTTTATTTGCGCTGAATGACTTCAACAGGGAAGTGGCTATACAACAAAGTAATTTATCATGTACATCCAAATTGTCCAAATGGAATGTGCCTAGGAAGCTAACTATGAAGCCATGTCCTTTAAGAGACCTCAAATTGAGCAAGCCGACTCTGGAACCTGAGAAACCTTCAAGGACAGTTCTCGAGTTTGATCCTCGGCATACATCTGACAAGATGTTGGATTATAACCACTATGCTGAGAAAATGAGGGAGCTGCGTTCCATTTTTCCAAACACAg GTATGGCACACCTTGCTATCATACCAGATAGTGTCCCAGACTTTCTGGAGGAGGAAGAAGTGACTACcacaaaaaatgaaatggaaGCCAGGCTTCAACAGCTTATATACACAGCTAATACAT CAATTCCTACTACCATTGATAAAGAACTTCAGGAGTATGTAGAAAAAAATACTCGACAGCAAAGAGAGAGTGAACTTTGGCTGGATCTCCACAAGGGAAGAATCACAAGTTCCCGCTTTGGAGATGTTATGGCATCAGGACCATCACCTAACAGCCTCATCAAGGAGTTGTTAAATGGGTCATCTTTGAACAa GTACAGTACATTACCACCTTCTGTCCAATGGGGAATAGATATGGAGCAGAGAGCAAAGGTTGACTACATGGCAGTAATGGAATCATTTGGTACTCCCATACAGATAGAGAATACTGGCCTGTTTCTTCTCCAATCTGCTGCGTTTTTAGGAGCAAGTTGTGACGGCAAAGTTATCGACCCCTCCATGCCAAGTGAATGTCAAGAAGGAGTATTGGAGATTAAGTGTCCTTTCAGTATAAATGGACAAAAAATCTGTGAAATGGAGGTTCTTGATATTTTAGAGAAATTTCCATCATTTTACATGAAAACAACTGAAGAAGGCCCAGAACTGGATAAGTCTCACAAATACTATGCACAAGTACAAGGAGAAATGGCAGTGACTGGATTGCCATGGTGTGACTTTGTAGTTTGGACCAGTGCAGGGAAAAACAACATCTGTTCTCAGAGGATTCAGTTTGATCCagaatatgtttttaatatgcTTCCTAAGCTTCAAAACTTTTACTTTAagtttttatgtaaaaattaa